The segment TGCGATCGGCGATGCGCTGCGGATGGAGGAGTCGCATCGCGGCATCAAGGTGATGAATGTCTTCCCGGGGACGACACGTTCCAGCTTCGGCGAGAACCGCCTCGGCACCCGCGGCCGCCAGGCACACCAGGTGCTGCCGCCGGTGTCAGCCGAGAAAGTCGCGCGGCGTGTCGCCCAGGCGGTTGCCAGCAATCAGCGCTCGGTCTACATCTCCTGGTTTCCGGATCGTGCCGGTCTGGCTGCCAACTGGCTCGCCGGCTGGGCCGTGAATGGGATTCTGGGATGGTGGGCACGACGTGCCGAAACCTGATCAAGAAACGGCCCTCGAGGTCGGTGAACGCGTCTACCTCCGCGAGCCCACGAAGCGCGAGGGGCCGCAGATCGTTGCGGCGAACCGGCTGAGCCGCGCTTTCCATCGGGGCTGGGTGCGGCCGCCCACCGACGCGGAAGCCTTTACCAGGTGGATGACCCGCTGCCGCCAGCCCAACGTCAAGTGCTTCATCGTCTGCCGGCTCGTCGACGATGCAATTGTTGGCGTCTTCGTCGTGAGTCAGATCGTCCGCGGAATGTTTCAGAGCGCCTACCTCGGCTATTATGCCGAGCGGCCGCATGACGGACAGGGCTACATGACGGACGGTATGCGCCTGGTGCTCCGACATGCGTTTACGAGCATGACGCTGCACCGCGTCGAGGCGAACGTCCAGCCGGAAAACGCCGCGTCGATTGCCCTCGTCAAGCGCTCTGGCTTCCGGCTGGAAGGTTTCTCGCCGCGCTACTTGAAGGTCGCGGGCCGCTGGCGCGATCACCAGCGGTGGGCGATGACGATCGATGACTGGCGGCGCCTTCGCCGGCGACGTGGTGCGCCTTCCGGTTAGCCAGCATCAGCTGGTGCCTAAGAGAGGCGGTCTCCTGACCGCCCCTCTTGCGCGGATTGGTTCTCTAGCGGCCGGCCGTCACCGCTTGCGGGGTCGGGGCAAGGCCGAGTTGCCGAAGCATTCCAAGCTGGTCTATGACTCCCCAGTGCTCGGTGATCTTGCCGTTGACGATCTTCACGATGTGCGTCTCCGCCCACTCCGCGCGCTTCCCGGTGGCCGGCATCCCAAAGGCCTCACCCTTATGGGTGCCGCTGACGGTCGAATAGCCGGCCACGAAGTCACCTTCGGCAACCTGGAGATCGACGCTGAACTTTAGGTCCGGAAATCCTTTGCGCATCTCCGATACGACCGCCTTGAGTCCCTCGCGGCCTGCGGGCATGCCAGGCGGGGGTTCGCCGTGCTCTTTGACATCGGGCGCGACGATCTCGTCGATTACGGCAAGGCGTCCCTGCTCGAACACCTCGAGGGGAATGCGCCGGGCGATCGCCTTGTTCTGCTCTGTTGACATCTGATGTCTCCTTGTCCGGCTCCCTATTAGGAAGTCGTCACTGATTGAGGTATCGACCTTGAAGGGCCAGGCTCAAGCTCAACCCTGAGAATGGAGGGACGTCAAAGCGCCCCGACGTGCCTTGTTGTGGGGTATACTCATTCGTGACGGTGTTCACCCCGTGAGGCTTTCGGCTTTCTGCAAGCCCTCAGGCTTCCGGCTGGAGACTATCGACGACTGGCGGCGCCTTCCCCTGCGGCAGCTCGCGCCTTCTCGATATCTTGCGCCCCGATCACGACACGTGTCTTCGTCGCTAGGTACACGGCGTTCAGGCTGACGCCAGCATTGGCGATCTTCCGGGTTAGCTTCCCAAGCGATCCGGGCTTGTCCTCGATGTCCAGCACCAGGGCGTCCTGCTCGCCGGTGACTCGAGCGCCCGCGCTTTGCAACGCTTGACGCGCCTTCCCGGCATCCTCGACCAGAACATGGCCCACGCCCTTGCCACCGACGACGAATCCGCAGATCCCCTCAATATTGACGCCGGCCTTGCCCAGCGCTTCGGCCGCAGCCGCCACGGTTCCCACTTTTTCGTCGAGCTCGATCGTCAGATCTTTGAGATGGTGCGCCATTTTGCCGACCTCCTTGGTCTCTCGTGCCGACGGATCAGGCGCCCATTCTAGGCTAGATAAATCGAGCCGGATCGTACAGCCAGTTCAAGCCCAAGCCCAGCAGGGCGACCGCAAACGCCATCACCACCAGCAGTAGCCCGACGCGGCCGACCCGCCGAAGGACGGGCGCCTGCCGTTCGAACGGACGCGACCGATCGAACCACAACGTCCAGATCGCGACCGGGAGCACCGGCAGGGTGCGAAGCACGATGCGGAGCAGCGGACTGGTGGCGATAAACGCCTCGATGACATAGAACCCTGCCAGGACGATGAGGACCAGGACGACCGCGATCAGCAGGGGGCCGTGAAGCCGGCTAGTAAGCCTCGAGGTATGCGTCGAGCTCCCATGGGGTGACCTGCTTCTCATAGCTCTGCCACTCCATCTCCTTCGCCTCGATGAAACGTTCGAGGAGGTGGACACCCAGCGCATCGCGCATCACCTCGTCCTGGCGGAGGTCCTTGAGGGCCTCGGCGAGCGAGGCGGGCAAGTGGCCGAGCTGGTGGCGGGCGAGGCGCTCGGGATCGAACGCATAGAGATTCTCTTCGACCGGTGGCGGCAAGGGCAGCTTCTGACGGATCCCCGAGAGGCCGGCGTGGAGCATCGCGGCGAACGCGAGGTAAGGATTGCACGAGGGGTCCGGCGCCCGGAACTCGATCCGCACGGACGCGCGATCGCCGCTGCCGGCACGCGGCACGCGGATCAAGGCCGAACGGTTCATCTGGGCCCAGCTGATCGCGACCGGTGCTTCGAAGCCGGCGACGAAACGCTTATAAGAGTTCACCAGTGGGGCAACCAGCGCACATAGCGCGCGGGCGTGGGCCAGCTGACCGGCGATGAAGTGCTTCGCGACGGGAGACAGCTGGTACTGGTCGGCGCGGTCGTAAAACGCGTTGGTGTCCTTGCCGGCCTCGGTCAGGACCTGGTGGGTGTGCATCCCGGATCCCGCCGCACCGAAGATCGGCTTGGGCATGAAGGTCGCCAGCAATCCCCGGCGCTGCGCGACCGCCTTGACCGCATGCTTGAGCGTGACGAGCTGGTCCGCGCTCTTGAGTGCGTTGCTCAGGGCCAGGTCGAGTTCGTACTGCCCCGCAGCGACTTCGTGATGGCTGGCCTCGACGGTGATCCCCAGGCGGTCCAGGGCCCCCACGATTTCCTGTCGAACGTCGCTGCCCACGTCGACCGGATGGTCGAAGTAGCTAGCACGATCATGCCGCCCCGGTCGAACGCCGCCGGTGGCGGTGTCCGTATTCAGGAGGAAGAACTCCAGTTCCATGGCGACCGAGTAGTCGAAGCCAAGCGAGGCTGCCTCGGCCAGAGCCCGGGCCAGCACGCCGCGAGGATCGCCGGCGAACCGCTCGCCCTCCGGGGTCATGAGATCGCAGATCACCTGGGCGCCCGGCACGCCGTCTGCCTCGCCGATCGTCAGGGTGTCGAGGTCCGGGCGAAGGAACATGTCGCTCTCGAAGACCCGCGCGAATCCTTCCACCGACGAGCCGTCGAACCATTCGCCGTTGCGAACGGCATGCAGCAGCCGCTGCGTCGGGATCGTGATGCTCTTCACCGTGCCGAGCACGTCGACGAAGCGCAGGTCCAGGAACCGGATGGACCGTTCGGAGAGCCGCTCCATCGTCCGCTCGACGGTCTGCGCGGTCGCGCGGCCTGACGCCGCCTCAGTCTTCGCCGTCGGGCACACCTTTAGGCTTCGAGTCCTCTACCGGTTCCAGTTCGTCCCATGACGGGCCGAGCCGCGGGTAGTCGCCAGGTCTCCAGGGTTTATCGCGCTGTACGGAATTGTCCTCCATGACGTTTGCTCCTCTTCCGAGAGTCTAAAGGCGGCTGTCAGGGCGAGTGACAGCCGCCTCAACGGCGAACGCGCGAACGAATCGACTACGACGAACTAGATGTCGTGGTAAAGGTAGAACTCCCAGGGATGCGGACGGAGCGCCACCTGGTCGACCTCGCGGACGCGCTTGTAATCGATCCAGGTCTCGATCAGGTCCGTGGTGAAGACGCCGCCGCGGGTCAGGTAGTCGTTGTCGATTTCCAGCGCATCGAGGACTTCCGTCAGGGAGCCCGGTGTGCTCTTCACCTGACGCTTCATCTCGGGTTCGAGCTCGTAGAGGTCTTCATCGATGGGCTTGGGCGGCTCGATCTTGTTGATGACGCCGTCCAGACCGGCCATCAGGCAGGCCGCGAAGGAGAGGTACGGGTTGCACGACGGGTCCGGCGTCCGGAACTCGAGCCGCTTTGCCTTGGGATCGTCGAAGTACATCGGGATACGCACGCAGGCGCTGCGGTTGCGCTTCGAATAGATCAGGTTGATGGGCGCTTCGTAGCCGGGCACCAGCCGACGATAGGAGTTGGTGGTCGGCGCCGCGAAGGCGAGCAGCGACGGCGCGTGCTTTAGCAGCCCGCCGATGTACCAGCGACACATCTCGCTGATGCCCGCGTACCCGGCCTTGTCGTAGAAGAGCGGCACGCCGTTCTTCCACAGGCTCTGGTGGGTGTGCATCCCGGACCCGTTGTCCATGAAGAGCGGCTTGGGCATGAACGTCGCCACGAACCCGTTCTGGGCGCAGACGTTCTTGACGACGTACTTGTACATCATCACTTTGTCGGCCATGTTCACGAGCGTGTCGAACCGCATGTCGATCTCGGTCTGGCCGGCGGTGCCCACCTCGTGGTGATGGACCTCGATGTCGACCCCCGCCTCGATCAGCTTGAGGACGATCTGCGAGCGGAGGTCCTGTAGCTTGTCGGTCGGCGGTACTGGGAAATATCCTTCTTTGTAGCGAGGGCGGTAGGCGGTGTTCGGCTCGGAGTTCTTGCCGGAGTTCCATACGCCTTCGATCGAATCGATCTCGTACATGCCCGAGAACTGGTTCTGGTCGAACCGCATGCTGTTGAAGATGTAGAACTCACACTCCGGGCCAAAGAAGCTGGTGTCCGCGAGGCCGGTGGTCAGCAGGTAGGCCTCCGCCTTCTTGCCCACGTACCGTGGATCGCGCGAGTACGGCTCCCGCGTGATCGGATCGATGACGTCGCAGTTGATGCTGAGGGTTGGCACGCGCAGCACCGGATCGACGATCGCCGTCGACGCGTCCGGAATCAGCAGCATGTCGCTCTCATGGATGTGCTGGAACCCGCGAATGCTCGAGCCGTCGAAACCGATCCCCTCACTGAAGAGGCCCCGGGTCAACTCCTGGACCGGGATGGAGAAGTGCTGCCAGGTCCCGATCAGGTCGATGAACTTGAGATCGACGATCTTGAGGCCTTGCTTGTGGGCGAGATCGATGACGGACTGGGCATCCGCCTTTGTTTCCTTCTTCGAACGCACACCCTGATCGATCGCCATAGACAAATTCCCTCCACTTGAACGTGGTGATCCGACTGTGTCGATCCTAGGGGCGCCGATTGCCTACGTCATCGGGCCGAAGAGACGAGTTGAGGGAGCCCTTTTTGTGCAGAACGCCCAATAGACCCGAGGGCCCTTCGGCCGGTTACGCCAACGTCAGGTCGGACTGGGAGAGGGCGTTTGCAGCAGATTCGGGTTGACGTGGTCGACCGTCAGCGTGTAGGCCGACGGCGGGTTGAGCTCGAGGGCCAGAATGTATTCGCCTTTGCCAAAGCGGACGATGGACGTCGTGGCCGACGTTTTGTCCTCGGCCCAGCCCTCCTTGGTGAGTTGCGCCTCGTAAAAGGGGACGATGCTGTTCAAGTTCGTGGCGGTGAAGTCCTGGTAGATGGTTTCGGTGTCGGCCAGGCCTGGCCGCTCGTCGACCAGTTTGGTGCCGGGAGGCCGGGGAAGCCCATCGATCACCGGGCGGGTGAGATGGGTGTCGGCCCCGCTGAGCAGGGACGCGTTTTGGGCGCTCTCGACCAGGCTGAAGATGGCCAGCGTCCCCAGCACCGCTGGTACGACCGCGCCGCCAGCCCAGAGCAGCGCGCGGCGCCTCAAACCCTCCCCATGCCGGCGCAGGCCGGCGCGAAGTAGCACGACGATCGACATCGCGCAGAGAAGCAGTACGGCGGCTCCCAGGACCTCGAACCAGGCGCCCGGAAGGTATTCCGCCAGCTGGTCGAACGCGAGCAGCGCGGCGCCGATGGTCACGGCATACGCCAGCGATACCACCGGCACGAGGTACGGGCGGTCGTCGCTCGCCACCGGGCCGAGCCGGGGGGCCGACCGGCTCGGGTGCCGGCTTATTCGCCGGCGGCCTGCTCCCACTCCTGGTAGAGCGCTCGCAGGCGGCGGGACGCGTCCTCATGTGCCGCTGCCAGCTCCGCGACCCGGGCAGGGTCGTCATACGTCGAATGGTCAGCCAGCTGCTCCTCGATGCGGCGAACCTCAGCTTCGAGCTCGTCGATGCGGTCCTCGACACCGTTGACGGCCGCGCCGGGTTTCGCTGTCGCGCGGGCCGTGCCGGGTGTGATCGCACGACCGGATTTGCTTGGCTCGGGCGCGACGACCGGGCGGGACGCCCGCTGCCGGCGGCGCTCGAGGTCGCTGTAGTTGCCGAGGTGCATGGTCACCGTGCCGTCCTCGATCGTCCAGAGCCGCGTCGCGATCGCATCGATGAAGTAGCGGTCGTGCGAGACGAAAACGATGGTCCCTTCGAAGTCCTGTAAGGCCTCCTCGAGCATCTCCTGGGCCGGGATGTCGAGGTGGTTGGTGGGTTCATCGAGGAGCAACAATCCGGCGTCGTCGAGCATCAATTTCGCCAGCGCCACGCGGCTCTTCTCCCCGCCGCTCAACGACCGAATCGTCTTGAAGGCGTCATCGCCGTGGAAGAGTAGGCGGCCGAGAAACGTACGCAATGTTTCCTCCGGCAGACCGAAGGCATCCTGCAGCTCGGTGAGCACCGTCTTGTTGGGATCGAGATCGGCGAGGTGCTGGTCGTAGTAGCGCATGGCGACGCGCGGGCCCATCTTGACGCGGCCTGAAAGCGGGCGAAGCTCGCCCAAGAGCGCCTTCAGCAGGCTCGTCTTGCCGGAGCCGTTCGGGCCGACGATCGCAACCCGCTCGCCGGCGTTGATGCTAAAGGCCGGCATGGTCAGCAACTCGCGCTTGCCGTATCCAAGCCGGAGCCCGTCGCTCTGAAAGATGAGGTCGCTGGTAACCGAGGCCTTCAGCCGGATCCGGATCTGCTGATCGTCGGCGGGCGGCGCGACCCTGGCCAGGCGGTCGAGCCTGGTCTGCCGGCCGCGCGCCTCGCGCGCGCGCTGCCCGGCTTTGTAACGGCGGATGAATTCCTCGGTTCGGGCGATGTACTCTTGCTGGGCCTCGAATTCTTTTTGTCGCAGGGCGCGGCGCTCGCGGCGCAACCGGACGTACTGCCGATAATTCCCGGGGTACCACTCGCCCGAGCCGGCCTGAAGCTCCAGGATGTCGTCGGCGGTGTGTTCGAGGAACCGTCGGTCATGGGAGACGATCAGCATGCCGGCCCGAGAGAGACGAAGAAAACCCTCCAACCACTCGATCGCCTCCAGGTCGAGGTGATTGGTGGGCTCGTCGAGCAGCAGCAGGTCGGCGTCCTGCAGGAGGAGCTTGGCGAGCGCCAGGCGGCGGCGCTGCCCGCCGCTGAGCGCGCCGGGGGCAAGTGCCCGGTCGGCCTCGGTGAGCCCGACACCGTGGAGGACTTCGGCGACGCGGTTGTCGTAGGCGTAGCCGTCGAGGCGCTCGTACTCGTGCTGGACCTCACCGTAGTCCTCCACGAGGACGGCCTGCTCCGCGCCGGTCGCCCCCGCCATGGCGGCCTCCAGGCCCTCGAGGCGTCCGCGCAGGCTGAGGATGTCGGGCCGGCTGTGTAGCGCGTCGGCGTACACGCTCTCATGCGGACCGGCTTCCAGCTCCTGCGCCAGGTAGGCCGTCCGGGCTCGGGGTGCCAGGGCCACGGACCCGGCCGACGGAATGACGTCGCCCGAGATCGCTTTCAGCAAGCTGGACTTCCCGCTGCCGTTGGCGCCCACCATCCCAAGGCGTTGCCGTGGCTCGACCTGGAACGTCAGGTCGCTCAGTACCTCGGTGGCTCCGTACACCAGTTTGAGCCGGTCGACGCGAAGCAGCGGCATGTCACGGAAAGTCTACGGCTGAGTTGGCGGCCAACGTCCCAAAAAACTGACCCGATTTCTGGGAATAAACCCGGGACTGATTTGGTTTGCGAGCGTGTACGGCATTTCCACCGCGATCAAATGAGGGTTCGTTGATGATAGGATTGCTCGCCCAGACCAACGCCTATATCCGTGACGCCGAACAGCAGCACCGTGATCT is part of the Candidatus Dormiibacterota bacterium genome and harbors:
- a CDS encoding amino acid-binding protein is translated as MAHHLKDLTIELDEKVGTVAAAAEALGKAGVNIEGICGFVVGGKGVGHVLVEDAGKARQALQSAGARVTGEQDALVLDIEDKPGSLGKLTRKIANAGVSLNAVYLATKTRVVIGAQDIEKARAAAGEGAASRR
- the glnA gene encoding type I glutamate--ammonia ligase, whose translation is MCPTAKTEAASGRATAQTVERTMERLSERSIRFLDLRFVDVLGTVKSITIPTQRLLHAVRNGEWFDGSSVEGFARVFESDMFLRPDLDTLTIGEADGVPGAQVICDLMTPEGERFAGDPRGVLARALAEAASLGFDYSVAMELEFFLLNTDTATGGVRPGRHDRASYFDHPVDVGSDVRQEIVGALDRLGITVEASHHEVAAGQYELDLALSNALKSADQLVTLKHAVKAVAQRRGLLATFMPKPIFGAAGSGMHTHQVLTEAGKDTNAFYDRADQYQLSPVAKHFIAGQLAHARALCALVAPLVNSYKRFVAGFEAPVAISWAQMNRSALIRVPRAGSGDRASVRIEFRAPDPSCNPYLAFAAMLHAGLSGIRQKLPLPPPVEENLYAFDPERLARHQLGHLPASLAEALKDLRQDEVMRDALGVHLLERFIEAKEMEWQSYEKQVTPWELDAYLEAY
- a CDS encoding GNAT family protein, translating into MPKPDQETALEVGERVYLREPTKREGPQIVAANRLSRAFHRGWVRPPTDAEAFTRWMTRCRQPNVKCFIVCRLVDDAIVGVFVVSQIVRGMFQSAYLGYYAERPHDGQGYMTDGMRLVLRHAFTSMTLHRVEANVQPENAASIALVKRSGFRLEGFSPRYLKVAGRWRDHQRWAMTIDDWRRLRRRRGAPSG
- the glnA gene encoding type I glutamate--ammonia ligase, with amino-acid sequence MAIDQGVRSKKETKADAQSVIDLAHKQGLKIVDLKFIDLIGTWQHFSIPVQELTRGLFSEGIGFDGSSIRGFQHIHESDMLLIPDASTAIVDPVLRVPTLSINCDVIDPITREPYSRDPRYVGKKAEAYLLTTGLADTSFFGPECEFYIFNSMRFDQNQFSGMYEIDSIEGVWNSGKNSEPNTAYRPRYKEGYFPVPPTDKLQDLRSQIVLKLIEAGVDIEVHHHEVGTAGQTEIDMRFDTLVNMADKVMMYKYVVKNVCAQNGFVATFMPKPLFMDNGSGMHTHQSLWKNGVPLFYDKAGYAGISEMCRWYIGGLLKHAPSLLAFAAPTTNSYRRLVPGYEAPINLIYSKRNRSACVRIPMYFDDPKAKRLEFRTPDPSCNPYLSFAACLMAGLDGVINKIEPPKPIDEDLYELEPEMKRQVKSTPGSLTEVLDALEIDNDYLTRGGVFTTDLIETWIDYKRVREVDQVALRPHPWEFYLYHDI
- a CDS encoding ester cyclase — its product is MSTEQNKAIARRIPLEVFEQGRLAVIDEIVAPDVKEHGEPPPGMPAGREGLKAVVSEMRKGFPDLKFSVDLQVAEGDFVAGYSTVSGTHKGEAFGMPATGKRAEWAETHIVKIVNGKITEHWGVIDQLGMLRQLGLAPTPQAVTAGR
- a CDS encoding ABC-F family ATP-binding cassette domain-containing protein; this translates as MPLLRVDRLKLVYGATEVLSDLTFQVEPRQRLGMVGANGSGKSSLLKAISGDVIPSAGSVALAPRARTAYLAQELEAGPHESVYADALHSRPDILSLRGRLEGLEAAMAGATGAEQAVLVEDYGEVQHEYERLDGYAYDNRVAEVLHGVGLTEADRALAPGALSGGQRRRLALAKLLLQDADLLLLDEPTNHLDLEAIEWLEGFLRLSRAGMLIVSHDRRFLEHTADDILELQAGSGEWYPGNYRQYVRLRRERRALRQKEFEAQQEYIARTEEFIRRYKAGQRAREARGRQTRLDRLARVAPPADDQQIRIRLKASVTSDLIFQSDGLRLGYGKRELLTMPAFSINAGERVAIVGPNGSGKTSLLKALLGELRPLSGRVKMGPRVAMRYYDQHLADLDPNKTVLTELQDAFGLPEETLRTFLGRLLFHGDDAFKTIRSLSGGEKSRVALAKLMLDDAGLLLLDEPTNHLDIPAQEMLEEALQDFEGTIVFVSHDRYFIDAIATRLWTIEDGTVTMHLGNYSDLERRRQRASRPVVAPEPSKSGRAITPGTARATAKPGAAVNGVEDRIDELEAEVRRIEEQLADHSTYDDPARVAELAAAHEDASRRLRALYQEWEQAAGE